ACCGCGTCACTTGAAAACGTCGATTTTGCAATCGAGGACGGCAAGCTTGTGCTAACCGAAAGTCATGACGGAATTACTGTAAAATATGTTTTTGCCGAGAGTGGAAACGTAGATGAATCTTCAAATATCGTTGTGGATAATAAATACTCTCTTTGGGCTGTTTCGTATTATAATTTTGACGATGAAAGCTCACTTGATAAAGAACTGTCCACTGCGCACCGCATGTATATATCTTCTTTTGCGTCCGGTATAAAATTTACTGCATCTGACAAATGCAAAATTGGTGACACAGAGTATAATATCACAGCAAGTAAAAATCGAATAGATGCCAAAACAGGTTTTATTAGAATCGGCACGGAAATGTTTCTTCCTCAAATTGATATGTACGGTGACATACTCATTCTGAAAATGGGCGGTTCCACAGCCGGAGCCAAGGGATCGTTCGATTTATATTATATATTGAGTTAACGTAACTTTCTAAACGCTATTTAACAGAGTACAAATGACGGATTGCAAAAAGTTCCCGAACATTTTAAAATGCCCCCCAAAAGTTAGACAAACTTTTGGGGGGCATTTTAGACTTTTACTAACGGGTTTTTGTGTTTATCTTATAAAATTTGTTTTATCGGCTTTCTCGGCGACGGGCGGGGTTATCCCCTCTTTTTTACCCGCTTCTATACACTTCAATATCCACGCCAAGTTCTTGCCGAGGTTGCGCATAGTTTGCACGCCCTCTTTATCCTGTAACACCTCGTCGGGCGTATTGCCGTGTACCATATTCCAATACGTGGAAGATATTACGGGCATTTGGCGAATACTCAAATGCTTACTTATTGCGTCGAGCGAAGCGGTGGTTCCCGCGCGGCGCGCCGACACGATCACTGCGCCAGGCTTTTGCTCGAAGCTTTTTCCGCCGGCATAGAACATTCTGTCCATCACCGACAAGAGCCTGCCGTCGGGGTGCGCGAAGTATACGGGCGAGCCGAAAACGAACCCGTCGGCTGCTGCCGATTTTTCGATCCACTCATTGACAAAGTCGTCGTT
This region of Clostridiales bacterium genomic DNA includes:
- a CDS encoding flavodoxin family protein, which codes for MKVLLFNGSCREKGCTFTALNIIAEVLNAEGVETEILQIGNKPVRDCIGCNGCVGKGKCVFNDDFVNEWIEKSAAADGFVFGSPVYFAHPDGRLLSVMDRMFYAGGKSFEQKPGAVIVSARRAGTTASLDAISKHLSIRQMPVISSTYWNMVHGNTPDEVLQDKEGVQTMRNLGKNLAWILKCIEAGKKEGITPPVAEKADKTNFIR